A genome region from Tenebrio molitor chromosome 4, icTenMoli1.1, whole genome shotgun sequence includes the following:
- the LOC138128152 gene encoding uncharacterized protein isoform X3 gives MAAGKFQIILICVYLSFDKYIYSNIITLQKENEISCITENSDHPIFIDPPATMINKEPVNFLKQDNWNNANWLLKDVNQFSYGAVTDKRWEDQYMWSDNAADVKPTTVAIPSTEKSCLMFYVSLCKTCVLKIPKLNHTYTSTNVAKDYDVHSWQSRQLNLEFKEKTLTFFKEKTDNDTKSHWGIDIRECSEIVDDNVIYRTQITDKNQTNSICQIMSSVGKRSKRNAPAKEQKEGSECEAGKLGPPHCDVSCETVLGKKYKFCEEHRICENTKCSCAWGYTGLRCNTRCENGKWGLSCEKLCQSDCGTCDRVTGICRNHYLLFGSVGISGLVFVGISGLVLSLIIIVSMKGYNLVKRWNQRYRGVSTEINTDL, from the exons atGGCTGCGGGAAAG TTCCAAATTATACTTATCTGTGTATATCTCTCCTTCGACAAATATATATACAGTAATATCATTACtctacaaaaagaaaatgaaattagTTGCATAACGGAAAATAGTGATCATCCGATTTTTATTGATCCACCAGCAACTATGATAAATAAAGAACCAGTGAACTTTTTAAAGCAAGACAACTGGAACAATGCTAACTGGCTGCTAAAAGACGTAAACCAATTTAGCTACGGTGCTGTTACTGATAAAAGATGGGAAG ATCAATATATGTGGTCCGATAATGCTGCCGATGTAAAACCCACTACTGTAGCAATTCCATCCACAGAAAAATCATGcttaatgttttatgtttcTTTATGTAAAACATGCGTTTTGAAGATTCCAAAATTAAACCATACCTACACGTCAACAAATGTAGCAAAAGACTATGATGTACACTCTTGGCAATCTCGTCAATTGAACTTAGAATTTAAGGAAAAAACATTaacttttttcaaagaaaaaacgGATAATGATACCAAAAGCCACTGGGGAATTGACATCAGAGAATGTTCCGAAATTGTAGATGATAAtg tAATTTACAGGACACAAATAACTGACAAAAATCAGACCAACTCTATTTGCCAAATTATGTCATCCGTCGGTAAAAGATCCAAAAGAAATGCTCCTGCAAAAGAACAAAAAGAAGGATCTGAATGTGAAGCGGGAAAATTAGGACCGCCACACTGTGACGTCAGTTGTGAAACTGTATTGGGAAAGAAGTATAAGTTTTGTGAAGAACATCGCATTTGTGAAAACACAAAATGCAGTTGTGCTTGGGGATATACAGGACTGCGGTGTAATACAC GGTGCGAAAACGGAAAATGGGGACTATCTTGTGAAAAATTATGCCAATCAGATTGCGGGACATGTGATAGAGTAACTGGAATTTGTAGGAACCATTACTTACTAT TTGGCAGCGTAGGAATATCAGGGCTGGTTTTCGTAGGGATATCAGGGCTGGTTTTAtcactaataataattgtcagcATGAAAGGGTATAATTTAGTTAAACGTTGGAATCAAAGATATCGGGGGGTCTCCACAGAAATCAACACGGATTTATAG
- the LOC138128152 gene encoding uncharacterized protein isoform X2, with amino-acid sequence MINKEPVNFLKQDNWNNANWLLKDVNQFSYGAVTDKRWEDFEIVKTNYHRFRSVTSVSFSVYSPFEVEFFTNDDDNLDYFKWNRSDQKWLSFTILLQNNNVFYLENDEVIRTTPDFKPYEIVVKTKNETYWKIHKYQYMWSDNAADVKPTTVAIPSTEKSCLMFYVSLCKTCVLKIPKLNHTYTSTNVAKDYDVHSWQSRQLNLEFKEKTLTFFKEKTDNDTKSHWGIDIRECSEIVDDNVIYRTQITDKNQTNSICQIMSSVGKRSKRNAPAKEQKEGSECEAGKLGPPHCDVSCETVLGKKYKFCEEHRICENTKCSCAWGYTGLRCNTRCENGKWGLSCEKLCQSDCGTCDRVTGICRNHYLLFGSVGISGLVFVGISGLVLSLIIIVSMKGYNLVKRWNQRYRGVSTEINTDL; translated from the exons ATGATAAATAAAGAACCAGTGAACTTTTTAAAGCAAGACAACTGGAACAATGCTAACTGGCTGCTAAAAGACGTAAACCAATTTAGCTACGGTGCTGTTACTGATAAAAGATGGGAAG attttgaaattgttaaaaCCAACTATCACCGATTTAGATCAGTAACTTCTGTATCATTCTCAGTCTACTCTCCATTTgaagttgaattttttactaATGACGACGACAATTTGGATTACTTTAAATGGAATCGAAGCGACCAAAAATGGTTAAGTTTTACTAttcttttacaaaataataatgttttctACTTGGAAAATGATGAAGTTATACGAACAACACCCGATTTCAAACCGTATGAAATAGTTGTTAAAACTAAAAACGAGACTTACTGGAAAATCCACAAAT ATCAATATATGTGGTCCGATAATGCTGCCGATGTAAAACCCACTACTGTAGCAATTCCATCCACAGAAAAATCATGcttaatgttttatgtttcTTTATGTAAAACATGCGTTTTGAAGATTCCAAAATTAAACCATACCTACACGTCAACAAATGTAGCAAAAGACTATGATGTACACTCTTGGCAATCTCGTCAATTGAACTTAGAATTTAAGGAAAAAACATTaacttttttcaaagaaaaaacgGATAATGATACCAAAAGCCACTGGGGAATTGACATCAGAGAATGTTCCGAAATTGTAGATGATAAtg tAATTTACAGGACACAAATAACTGACAAAAATCAGACCAACTCTATTTGCCAAATTATGTCATCCGTCGGTAAAAGATCCAAAAGAAATGCTCCTGCAAAAGAACAAAAAGAAGGATCTGAATGTGAAGCGGGAAAATTAGGACCGCCACACTGTGACGTCAGTTGTGAAACTGTATTGGGAAAGAAGTATAAGTTTTGTGAAGAACATCGCATTTGTGAAAACACAAAATGCAGTTGTGCTTGGGGATATACAGGACTGCGGTGTAATACAC GGTGCGAAAACGGAAAATGGGGACTATCTTGTGAAAAATTATGCCAATCAGATTGCGGGACATGTGATAGAGTAACTGGAATTTGTAGGAACCATTACTTACTAT TTGGCAGCGTAGGAATATCAGGGCTGGTTTTCGTAGGGATATCAGGGCTGGTTTTAtcactaataataattgtcagcATGAAAGGGTATAATTTAGTTAAACGTTGGAATCAAAGATATCGGGGGGTCTCCACAGAAATCAACACGGATTTATAG
- the LOC138128152 gene encoding uncharacterized protein isoform X1, with amino-acid sequence MAAGKFQIILICVYLSFDKYIYSNIITLQKENEISCITENSDHPIFIDPPATMINKEPVNFLKQDNWNNANWLLKDVNQFSYGAVTDKRWEDFEIVKTNYHRFRSVTSVSFSVYSPFEVEFFTNDDDNLDYFKWNRSDQKWLSFTILLQNNNVFYLENDEVIRTTPDFKPYEIVVKTKNETYWKIHKYQYMWSDNAADVKPTTVAIPSTEKSCLMFYVSLCKTCVLKIPKLNHTYTSTNVAKDYDVHSWQSRQLNLEFKEKTLTFFKEKTDNDTKSHWGIDIRECSEIVDDNVIYRTQITDKNQTNSICQIMSSVGKRSKRNAPAKEQKEGSECEAGKLGPPHCDVSCETVLGKKYKFCEEHRICENTKCSCAWGYTGLRCNTRCENGKWGLSCEKLCQSDCGTCDRVTGICRNHYLLFGSVGISGLVFVGISGLVLSLIIIVSMKGYNLVKRWNQRYRGVSTEINTDL; translated from the exons atGGCTGCGGGAAAG TTCCAAATTATACTTATCTGTGTATATCTCTCCTTCGACAAATATATATACAGTAATATCATTACtctacaaaaagaaaatgaaattagTTGCATAACGGAAAATAGTGATCATCCGATTTTTATTGATCCACCAGCAACTATGATAAATAAAGAACCAGTGAACTTTTTAAAGCAAGACAACTGGAACAATGCTAACTGGCTGCTAAAAGACGTAAACCAATTTAGCTACGGTGCTGTTACTGATAAAAGATGGGAAG attttgaaattgttaaaaCCAACTATCACCGATTTAGATCAGTAACTTCTGTATCATTCTCAGTCTACTCTCCATTTgaagttgaattttttactaATGACGACGACAATTTGGATTACTTTAAATGGAATCGAAGCGACCAAAAATGGTTAAGTTTTACTAttcttttacaaaataataatgttttctACTTGGAAAATGATGAAGTTATACGAACAACACCCGATTTCAAACCGTATGAAATAGTTGTTAAAACTAAAAACGAGACTTACTGGAAAATCCACAAAT ATCAATATATGTGGTCCGATAATGCTGCCGATGTAAAACCCACTACTGTAGCAATTCCATCCACAGAAAAATCATGcttaatgttttatgtttcTTTATGTAAAACATGCGTTTTGAAGATTCCAAAATTAAACCATACCTACACGTCAACAAATGTAGCAAAAGACTATGATGTACACTCTTGGCAATCTCGTCAATTGAACTTAGAATTTAAGGAAAAAACATTaacttttttcaaagaaaaaacgGATAATGATACCAAAAGCCACTGGGGAATTGACATCAGAGAATGTTCCGAAATTGTAGATGATAAtg tAATTTACAGGACACAAATAACTGACAAAAATCAGACCAACTCTATTTGCCAAATTATGTCATCCGTCGGTAAAAGATCCAAAAGAAATGCTCCTGCAAAAGAACAAAAAGAAGGATCTGAATGTGAAGCGGGAAAATTAGGACCGCCACACTGTGACGTCAGTTGTGAAACTGTATTGGGAAAGAAGTATAAGTTTTGTGAAGAACATCGCATTTGTGAAAACACAAAATGCAGTTGTGCTTGGGGATATACAGGACTGCGGTGTAATACAC GGTGCGAAAACGGAAAATGGGGACTATCTTGTGAAAAATTATGCCAATCAGATTGCGGGACATGTGATAGAGTAACTGGAATTTGTAGGAACCATTACTTACTAT TTGGCAGCGTAGGAATATCAGGGCTGGTTTTCGTAGGGATATCAGGGCTGGTTTTAtcactaataataattgtcagcATGAAAGGGTATAATTTAGTTAAACGTTGGAATCAAAGATATCGGGGGGTCTCCACAGAAATCAACACGGATTTATAG